From a single Brassica rapa cultivar Chiifu-401-42 chromosome A01, CAAS_Brap_v3.01, whole genome shotgun sequence genomic region:
- the LOC108869437 gene encoding UDP-galactose/UDP-glucose transporter 7-like gives MYLVLVEKSGAQDGVSSIEIMFYNSFLSLPFLSFLIIATSEFPNSISLLLAKCSYLPFLVILVLSLVMRIVLNFTMFLCTIVNSAITTTIVGVLKGVGSTTLGFVLLGGVEVHALKFERVRFSGQHSWWCVVLLRQVPTEKG, from the exons ATGTACCTCGTGCTGGTAGAGAAGTCTGGTGCACAAGATGGGGTTTCCTCGATCGAGATAATGTTCTATAACAGCTTCCTTTCCCTTCCATTTTTGTCATTCCTCATCATAGCTACTTCCGAGTTTCCAAACTCTATATCGCTATTACTTGCAAAG TGTTCTTACTTGCCGTTCTTGGTGATTCTTGTTCTTTCACTGGTTATGAGGATTGTACTCAACTTCACAATGTTTCTTTGCACCATTGTGAACTCTGCAATAACTACAACCATCGTTGGTGTCCTCAAAGGCGTTGGTTCCACC ACGTTAGGTTTTGTCCTCTTGGGTGGTGTTGAAGTACATGCTTTGAAGTTTGAACGTGTCCGCTTTAGTGGTCAACACAGCTGGTGGTGTGTGGTACTCTTACGCCAAGTACCGACAGAAAAAGGCTAA